The Melanotaenia boesemani isolate fMelBoe1 chromosome 3, fMelBoe1.pri, whole genome shotgun sequence genome contains the following window.
AATCAACAAGTAGACTCCTGACCGTGGCCGGGAATACCGTCGGTAAATCGCCTCTTCCTGCTTGCAGTGTGAGTGCGTACTGGCCGGCGCCTGTGACTGTGAACGGGATTCTGCTGGGACTGATTTCACACAGGCTCCTCCAGCGGCTCAGCCTGTGTGAAGTTAACCCTCACAGAGCCGGTGAGCCACATCTCACTGCGTCTAAACTGTGCCCCTGATTTGTGCTGCAACGCAAGTATTTCATCGTGACTATAGTGGGACCATACATTAACTTTGTACAAATGGCAAACATCATACAGAGATCTTAGAAAAATTCAGCTTCTGACATGATTGGTTCCGGGGTCATAATTGGAGAAAAAGTTACTCAATCTGCATGAAAGCATTCAacatccagtagacactgagtttCAATCTACAGAAGCCCCTCTCTATTTAATCTATACTAGGTCagtatgtttatttgtatttataatttgtaattaatttatttgtaagtGACAGAAgtcaaaacataaacatgttttttgttattCCTTTTCTCTGACCTATAAAAGATATTATTTTGCACctaagatttctttttattttctttataatgaCACAAGAACCTAAAGTTTCCACTCCAGTTTACTCTGCAAACAGAAGGAGTGCCATTATGACAGATGTGTGACCAGCTCTGTTTACAGTACATGCAGCCCCCTCATTGCGCGCTCTGTATTTGATATAACTCTTAGCTTTTCAAAGCTGCCTACTAAAAGCCAAACTGTGAGCACTAGTTCAATTTCAATATCTCATTCCAGCTTCATCTGCAAAACAACCTTCAACAGGATTCCATACTTAGATTAAATGTGATCAAAGGACTTGAAGAAACCATAAATTATGTACTCTGAAGAAATGACAACACGATTGTATACAACATATTCACATTTattgataaatataaaaaataatatataaataaaaaaatacatttttctcctattgtgtttctcttgttttgtaTCGAACAAGCAAGTCTCCCACAGGTTGTAGCATCCCAAATCCATAACGGCTGGCATCTATCCCTGGCATCTGAGCATTTGGGTCACAGAGCTCCAGATCGTAGTTCGTCAACAACAAGTAAACAAACCTGAAGGgtaaacacagatgaaacaCCAAATTAAGACATTTcagcagaaatttaaaaataacaaaaatgtctAAAAGTCATCTGGCAAAATGTACTCACTGTCTGATGATGTTGATGGCAAACATCTTTCCTACGCAGCCATTGGTACCTGCCCCCCACGGCATGGTGTAATACTTTAGCTGCTTCCCTCCTTTGTAAAAATCCTTCTTCATCGAGCCATCCTTGTTTAGAAAACGGTCGTACTTAAATTCCTGCAGATGGAACATAAATAAGATGCAAATTAATGGTAAAGACAAATTATATTGAACACAAAATATAATGCCGGTTTGTTCAATTACTGGTGGATCTTTTTTCAATTTCCTTCCCACGCCTATTAGCTGTTTCTGTTCCTGTGCTCGGCAAATCCTGCATTGGCCCTCAGCTCTGAGTTTGACCTTTCACTGAGTTATACAGGGTCAGCTTTGTGTAGACACTGATACGGCCTTACATAAACAACCACTAATGCTAATTACACTTAAGTCTGCCTCCGTAGAGACTCTAAGACAATAACTATCATTTGTGATGACAGAATAGGAAAGTTTTAAGAGACTAGAAACAGGAAAGTAGCTGCTTCAACAAGACAGAACGACAAACCTGTGGCTCATGGTAAATCTCAGGGTCCATTTGTGGGCTGATGAGGGGGAACAAACACACCCTGTCTCCCTTTCGTAGCAGGTACTCTTGGCCATCAGCCATGTAGAGGATCTTTTCTTGCACTACTTCTCTTGTAATGAAGGAGGCAGCAGTGAGTCTCAGTGTCTCTTCCAAGGCACTATCTgaaagggcaaaaaaaaaaaaaaaaaaaaaattatgattgGTGCAAATGAGCAGCACCAGTACTACTGACAAACATGTCTGCAATATTTTACTACTTTGAATAAATTTTTGCTACTAAGATTGTGGATTTCAGTTTGCCAATACAGCACAACATGCTTTGCTCTAATCTTTTATTGTGTGCTTTCCCTAAATACATATAGACAATTATATAGGTTTTACACCAAGGGTCGTAGTATTTGCTGGCTTATAAAGTAAAAAGGGACTTGATGTCATTGTTTTGACAATACACCTAAATTACAGCCACTAAATGTGCTAACTATGTGATAAAACCCTCACCAAACACTGGGGTGTTCACGGATCTGTCCATGAGAGGAGTTTCCGAGGTGTCCATCTGTGAGATCTGGCCAAACTCCCTTTTAACCGCCATCATAGCTTCAGGATTTGTCAACAGAAAACCCAACAGCCAAAATGCAGCAGGACCAGCATTACcctggaaacacacaaacactggaaTGAGAACGATGATAAGGTCTGTAGCGCTGACGTTGCATAGTGACAGCGCAGGTGGCAATGTGGTAACAGCAAATAGAAACATCACATGACATCCACAGTACTCACTTCTACCTTCTCCTACAgttagaataaaatacaaatttcaGTTAAATTTAAGCTCAATGGAATCAGAAAGCCAAATGATTTCATAATGCTGGAAGATGAAAAAGAATGGCTCCCTTTCATGTGTCTGGAATGAGAAGAGCCATGCTCTGGAGTGTCTCACTACTGGCAAAGCTCAGCACAGTAATGGTTTACTTAAAAAGGAAAGCCATTGGAAACCTGAGGTCCCCTGCCATCTGCCTGCATCCAAGGGCAGGACAATGAAGCCATTTAGTTTAATGGAAAAGCAGAGTACTAAAAATACTAAAGACTattagaaaaaacaacaacaacaacaacaaaacatgtttcCAGAGTAGCTGCAAACAATGCTAACTTATTATCTCAGCATTTCTGTTAAGTAAATTTCTGTATTCATCAAAAGATTcttaactaataaataaattatacctGCTTTTGGCACATGCATCACAGATCAGTGAGCAGGAGACTTCCTCAGACATAGTTTAAATTTCAAATATCATTGGATGATTATAATATGGCTTATCTTGGTACAATTACTGAGAAATCATCATATATGTCATGCAAATGTCTTAATTCCTCTAAATGAAGACTTAtggtaattttaaaatgtggcaACCAATGATGTGACTCACATCTCcctaataaatataaataaaccaaaGTAATAAGGGTCAGTAAATAACTCTAAGGCTAATTCTAGTGAATATCTGATTTATACCTCTCCAGCAGGACTGGAGGGAGGACCACGTGagtaaaaatcaaattaatttgcaTGTGAGTGAGGCTCAACTTTAAAAtagcaacattttaaaaccaaaaatttCAACACTAGGGAAATCCTTTTATAACCAACATGAAAATAACCATTTTTTATATGGGAAGGTATGTAATGCAGGTAGGTTGTAAGTACACACTGTTCCATAAAGCAGCCTAAAACAAACACGACCAAATTCGAAGTATTTTCATGAATGATATAAATTATGTTCAGACAAAGGCTCATCGCGTGCAACACCTCAAACAGAAAACTAtagaacattttaattaataattagttttttatGGCATGCAAAATAGCCAAGGTAGCTTCTGAAGCCCAATAGTACTAAAAAGTATTTTCAAAACTGTGGTACACTCTTGCTTAAGTATTCTTGGATCAGAGGTGAACAGCACACCCATGTGTCGAATAATAGTACTGCACCTCTACTCAGTTATTTGCTTTATCCTGTGCAGACCATCACAGTTGCCATTAGTCAAGAGGcttagtggaaaaaaaatagctAGATGATTCAAACTCGACAGAAACACCCCCAGAAAAGATGTAAAGAAGCCACCATTTAGCTTTGAAGTGACAGCACTAACCACGGCACCATGCAGTCCAAACCTCCGCTCAGTTGAAGGAATTTACATGTACATCTAACCCTATATATTATATAGATTCATGACACATGGGATGAAATATTTCAAGCCTTTATTTCTTGAccttttgatgattatggcttagaGATCATGAAACCAAAAATTCAGTGTCTCAGAAAATTTGATTATATAAGATCAATAAAAAGgatattttaaacagaaatgtcaGGTTTTTGAAAAATATGTCCATTCCTATACACTCAATACTCCTTTTGCTTGAATTACTCCATCAATGCAGCGTGGCGTGGAGGCAATCAGCCCGTGCCTCTGCTCAGGCGTAATGGAAGCCTGGCTAATCAAGCACAGTAACAcccttggtcattgaaccagcTTTTGGTACCTTTGGCAGTGTGGGAAGCTTGTCAGCAGAAAGAAGCATTAAGTGCTTTAAAATTTCCTGGCAGACGGCTGCGTTGACTGTGGATTtcagaaaacacagtggaccaacaccagcacaTGACGTGGCAGCCCAAATCATCACTGACTGTGAAAACTTCGCACTGGACTTTAAGCAACATGGATTGTGTGCCTCttcattcttcctccagactctgggaccttgatttccaaattaaatgcaaaatttattttcatctgaaaaGAGCGCTATGGACCACAGTTCTTTTGTAAGATGCTTCTGATGTTGTCTCTGGTTCAGGGGTGGCTTGTTACGAGGAATGGGACATTTGCAGCCCACGTCTAGGATTTGTTTGTATGTAATGGCTCTTGATGCACtgactccagcctcagtccactccttgtgaagctcccccaaATTCTTGAAAAGGTTTTGTCTAACAATCATCTCAAGGCTGTGGCCACTTTTTTCTTCCACTCAACTTTCTATGAATAAGCTTGGATCCAGTACTCTGTGAACAACCAGCTTCTTTAGCAATGAACTTTCGTGGCTTACACTCCTTATGGAGTGTGTCCATTTTGGGTTTTCATTATCTGTAAGCCataataatcacaattttaaaaaaaagcttgaaataTTTTACTCCATGTGTCATAAATCTATATAATATATCGATTTCACTTTCTAAAATGAGTGACAAAAATATAGACCTTTTTTGtgatatttgaattttttgtaATTCTAACAGCCCTGGAGACGTCCAGGACAGAAacagcaacacacaaacaagttCATCTGACTAAGCAGGCAGCTTGTCTAATCTTTTGATGTGATCAACAAAAGTTCTCATTTTGCACAGACAAAAGGCAACATTTTTGTGACGTGACTCACCTGTGTAGCCCAGAGTTGCATGAGCACAGCTTTTCTCTGTGTCTCGTCATCAACCCCATCCTCCTGCAGGAGCTGCCTGTAGGCGTGGAGCCAGGGGCTTGAACCCGAGTCCTCAGTCAGACCTGCTGGAGCCAAAAGCTTCCACAGTCTCGCCCGAACACTCTGTGCTGTTCTCTTCTCCTCTGTCACACATAGATAACACAACGTGAGTGAATGAGTCAcagacaaaatataaacatcttAGCTCAAAGTGGATACTCAGATAGATACTGGTGAGTGCAAGTAGTGGGTGGGAAacaatatttcagttttgtcatgcacAACTGGAAGAGGTATGTAATGAccgttttttgttttgtgggtGTAACAGATTGAATTATACACAGTGAAGCAGCACAAAGAGAGAATAAACTGGAGGCAATATAGAATATGATGTCACAAAATGTAAGTTAGATCACTGTCTGTGGCGGTGAATGTGTcgagtaattaaaaaaaacaaactccagaCACTCTGTAAGCCAGTGAGTAAGTGAgtttaccatggcaaccacaaaaCAAATCTAATGGTATTCCCTTAGACTGACATATTCGGTCATGATAAAGAAACGGTAACGGATGACAGATGTAAATAATGAAGATGTGTAGCACTGCATAACAACCACTCCTGATTCATGACATCGtctttttccccttctttttgTTACTCTTGAGTTAAAACTTTCAGAAGCCTCTGATCAGCTACTGTTATTGGAGGAATATTTTGACCTACCTGCTTTTAGAGTGCCTCTTGCCAATTTGGTTAAGAGGCCATCAAACTTCTTGTACTCCTCGAAGATGCTTGAAGGATCTGTGCTGTTATTGTTCTGTTCTCCACCAAACAGAGTCAAATATCCCGCCCTGAACAAAGAAGAGAAGGGTGAGAAAGTTCAGCATTTTCTGCTCCATGAACAATTGTTTTCTCGAGGTGGACAGATAACCAGCCCACTTTCAGACTTTTCCACTGGCACACCCAGAATATATGCACCAACTCCTTACACAGGACACCATCAGATTACTGTCAGTCATTGGAAACAAGCTCAAAAAATACACTTTGTGACTCATCTTGCTAAGGACTCCCACTGTGATAAATCACATCCGCTCTCCTAAAAAAAGTTAAGCCACAAAAGTGACCATGAACACTTGTAGTCATGAtacatttttctaaacctgtTTACAAATAGAGAATCACAAGAGAGACTAGTGTATAAACTGTTTAGCTGTgggcgttttttttttccccttacaCGCTTCTTATGACGGTTAAGTTGGtgtgggtggtgtgtgtgtgaggacagGACTTTTTCATACTTAAAAAGAAAGCTGTAAGAGAGGTTGAAAAGTCCCTCTTCTTTCCAGTCTCTCTGGTTTTGCGGCATCTCAGCTTTCATCAAGGCCTGCAAGTGCCTGTTCATGGTCCTATTCAGCATGGTTAAATTCTTTCCTTGGAAATGCCTGCAGACACAAAAGGTTACAGAAGacaaaaaaacttaacaaaCTAACACATGGGATGTCATGTGACAGTGACTGATGGTATGATTGAAACGCAAATGTCGAAATCGCTGTTGACCTAGTTACTGAGCTAAAATAACTGAGCATTgttgtcaaataaaaataaaaaagtggtgGCAAGAAAGCAGGGGTAAGCTGCGTATCTTGGATGTGATAAAAGGTGGCAGTAAGCCCAAACATTAAACTTTTAAACCTGAAAGAATCTGATTTTATTAAGGTTTCCTCCCTTCTCAGATATACTGCAAGACTCCAATCATAAACTGTGAAGATAATAAACGAATAACAAAACAGGAATCCAGAGTTATATTAGCACAGTAAGAGGGGAGTTTGATAGGAATATCCACGGTGACGCTCTCATGAGAACCAACAGGGTGGATTACACCAAATATTTTCACTTCCACATGagcttaaaatgaaaatgaaaacaaactgtaaaTGCTGTTACTGtggaaaaacatacaaaaaaaaaaaacccaacaaaaaccTTTTCATTATATTCTTGGCTTTAGCTGGCTGGTCAAATGGGAGCTGCAGGTTGAAAATCCTCTCCATGAGCACTTGTGCGTAGCGTGTAAAGTCCAGTGAATCAGAGTCACTGATGACAGCATCATAAGAGTGTGGATCCAACAGTAACGTCACGTAGCGACCAGCAGCCCGCACCTATACATCATCAGTGGAGAAGTGGGAATCAATCATTTAAGCTCTTCAAGAATGTTTGTAAGACAGAAACCGAAATCATAAAATTACTCAGCAAACGTGGTTTAAATGTGATCTTCTCATTATGACACCTTACTGGACActcaaaaatttaaaatgtattagtcCTCAGAAGGAAATTATAATGCTTCATcatatgtttaattttaatgacaataatataatattctAATATATCCTACATTAACAAAATGGTCAATGTTGCTGTATTCTCAATAATAAAATTCATAatacaataaagtttttaaaaattttgtaaatacttttttctttggcaGTGTCTAAATCTAAAGGTTCATTTAGTTTACCTAACAATACAATTCTTTGTGGTGTTTGTGGTATTCTTTGTGGTATTGTAGATTGCAAATCATTCATTATGATAAAGTAAGAaagtttaaaagtattttaaagttTCACTAAAATAGTGCTTCAAAAATGACTACATACATCCAAAAGTATATGAATGATGAAGTTTCTCCTACTTACTGTGAAAATGTTGCCATGTTTAAGCTTCATTCGATTTATGAACTTGGAAGCATCTTTTCCAAATTCAAGGGCATGACCCAACCATGGGA
Protein-coding sequences here:
- the LOC121636737 gene encoding prostacyclin synthase-like; translation: MIWTILLLVLCYFLLTRRRRSKGEPPLDKGIIPWLGHALEFGKDASKFINRMKLKHGNIFTVRAAGRYVTLLLDPHSYDAVISDSDSLDFTRYAQVLMERIFNLQLPFDQPAKAKNIMKRHFQGKNLTMLNRTMNRHLQALMKAEMPQNQRDWKEEGLFNLSYSFLFKAGYLTLFGGEQNNNSTDPSSIFEEYKKFDGLLTKLARGTLKAEEKRTAQSVRARLWKLLAPAGLTEDSGSSPWLHAYRQLLQEDGVDDETQRKAVLMQLWATQGNAGPAAFWLLGFLLTNPEAMMAVKREFGQISQMDTSETPLMDRSVNTPVFDSALEETLRLTAASFITREVVQEKILYMADGQEYLLRKGDRVCLFPLISPQMDPEIYHEPQEFKYDRFLNKDGSMKKDFYKGGKQLKYYTMPWGAGTNGCVGKMFAINIIRQFVYLLLTNYDLELCDPNAQMPGIDASRYGFGMLQPVGDLLVRYKTRETQ